In the Miscanthus floridulus cultivar M001 unplaced genomic scaffold, ASM1932011v1 os_1960_1_2, whole genome shotgun sequence genome, one interval contains:
- the LOC136534463 gene encoding uncharacterized protein yields MAVPHYTYLVLKMPSPVRVLALQVNLSIAYAMFSIESLALAEDTDLSIQMASVVTDAKTVPTNDLEIPSLEPPRASAKSKDTKKVGLSLDDPSKTMKIGAHLDPK; encoded by the coding sequence atggctgtaccgcactacacttatctggtgctgaagatgccttcgcctgtaagAGTCCTGGCCCTACAggtcaacctctccatcgcctatgctaTGTTCTCtatagagagtctcgccctcgctgaagacactgacctctccatccagatggccagtgtggtcaccgatgcTAAGACGGTGCCCACCAACGACCTGGAGATCCCATCGTTGGAACCTCctcgcgcctccgccaagtccaaagaTACCAAGAAAGTCGGCctcagcctcgacgacccctccaagaccatgaagattggggctcacctcgaccccaaatag